The Cellulomonas wangleii genome includes a region encoding these proteins:
- a CDS encoding acyl-CoA carboxylase epsilon subunit, whose translation MTTGQGRATAEPVDPHVQVVRGTPDDMELAALVAGLVAAGAHHDAATPDTDGAARSARARWTALRPRAGALPGRGHDAWRWSLHP comes from the coding sequence GTGACCACCGGGCAGGGGCGCGCCACGGCCGAGCCGGTGGACCCGCACGTGCAGGTGGTGCGCGGCACGCCCGACGACATGGAGCTGGCGGCCCTCGTGGCCGGCCTGGTCGCCGCGGGCGCGCACCACGACGCGGCGACGCCGGACACCGACGGTGCCGCACGGTCGGCCCGTGCGCGCTGGACCGCTCTCCGGCCGCGTGCCGGTGCGCTGCCGGGCCGCGGGCACGACGCGTGGCGCTGGAGCCTGCACCCCTGA